GCCAAGGCAATACAGAGCAGTCCAGCCGCATAGCCGGCGGCGATATCGGTGACGTAATGAACACCGTAGTACAAACGAGCGTAGCCGATCATCCCGATGAGGACAGCTCCCGCAAGCAGAGCCAGCGCTCTGGCCCACACAGGCGCATATTGCCAAATGATATAGATAAGGAAGCCGTATAAAGCGATGCCGACCGTCGCGTTGCCGCTCGGGAAGCTGTAGCCGTCCGCCTCAATCAGCTTGTCATGCACGGGACGCACCCTGGCGAACATTGATTTCAGCACCTGGTTCAAGAGCAGCGAGGTGACGACTGTACTGACTAGCAGCACTGCATCCTTGCGCTTGCCGAGCAGCCACACCGCCGCCGTCATCAGCAAGGTCACCGCGGCGAAGCCAGTCGTGGAGCCGAGCTCATTGATGCTCTTCCACAGCATATGCTGCTCAGGCTCTCCCCCTTGCCGCACAAGCTGCTGCACCGCCGCATCGAGGCCGTTCGCTCCTTCCTCCGGCACGGTAATAGCCAGTATGATGAATAACAGCGCGCAGATCGCCGCCACAGTTAATGCTTTCATTCGTCTCCAACCTTCCACTAAGATAAGCGCATAAGAAGGCCCGGATCGCCGTAGGCAAGCCGGACCTTCTGTAATGCTCTACTGATTGATATATCTCTCGAATACGAAGCCGAAGTCTTTCACCGCATATTGCTTGCGGGCATCGACGAGCCACTGGAACGCCGCTTCGTTGATCGACTTGAACTGGTGCGCGGCATCGCCTTCCTTCACGGATGCACGGCCGAGCGCTGCAGAAGCGAGGTCCAGACTGAGACGGGCATAATCAAGCGTCTGCTCGTTCTCATGAGTCAGCTCGGAGATCTTGATCAGCGACTTGTAGAGGTCCTTCAGCTCCTCCAGATGCTTCTTATGTACGTCGATGGAGAATGCAGAGGAGCCAATCGTGAACTTAATCTCAACATCAAGGTCCACCGTACCGGCCGTCTCCAGCAGCACGTTCGAGATCGTGCTCGAGCTGTAGCTGTAGCGGCGCAGCATCCGCTTCTTGCTGACCGCGCTCGTGCCGTCCAGGTGGATGAGCGCCTTGTTCGTGAAGCAGTATTCGTCCGTCTTCGATTTGATGAGGAAATAGATCTTCTCCCCGTCCTCATGCATCACATAATCGTCCGCATCGACCTTATCGTAGTCCTGCCTCTTGATCACTGAACCTACATCGCTAAGCCCCAACAGATCTGACGCTACCTTACCGAACATTGACAATCGACCTCCCCATAAGTACAACGTTATGAATAGTTTAACATTAATTGGTTACGGGAAGGAAGAGCATTCGTTTCATCAATCTTTCCCCACCGCCCCTCTCCGTGAAAAAAAAGAAGACTCTCCCCAAGAGCCCCTGCGCTCTTGAGAAGAGT
Above is a genomic segment from Paenibacillus sp. YYML68 containing:
- a CDS encoding PH domain-containing protein — its product is MFGKVASDLLGLSDVGSVIKRQDYDKVDADDYVMHEDGEKIYFLIKSKTDEYCFTNKALIHLDGTSAVSKKRMLRRYSYSSSTISNVLLETAGTVDLDVEIKFTIGSSAFSIDVHKKHLEELKDLYKSLIKISELTHENEQTLDYARLSLDLASAALGRASVKEGDAAHQFKSINEAAFQWLVDARKQYAVKDFGFVFERYINQ
- a CDS encoding phosphatase PAP2 family protein, with the protein product MKALTVAAICALLFIILAITVPEEGANGLDAAVQQLVRQGGEPEQHMLWKSINELGSTTGFAAVTLLMTAAVWLLGKRKDAVLLVSTVVTSLLLNQVLKSMFARVRPVHDKLIEADGYSFPSGNATVGIALYGFLIYIIWQYAPVWARALALLAGAVLIGMIGYARLYYGVHYVTDIAAGYAAGLLCIALAAYARGRLGKRVPESGDCGA